One genomic segment of Ignavibacteriota bacterium includes these proteins:
- a CDS encoding STAS domain-containing protein, with protein METNLFERKEFLNQPWISTNSINMFTKSEINQKTIVHINLLRATANETESFKDFLKVLLDNSNNNLIFDLSSCTFIDSTFLSTIITFNKNYKSKVEIVVKDIRQLTIFRITKLDKIFDIYSNLDSATAA; from the coding sequence ATGGAAACCAATTTATTTGAAAGAAAAGAATTTTTAAATCAACCTTGGATATCAACAAATTCAATTAATATGTTTACTAAATCAGAAATAAACCAAAAAACAATTGTTCATATAAATCTGTTAAGAGCTACTGCAAATGAAACTGAATCATTTAAAGATTTTTTAAAAGTTTTGTTAGATAATTCTAATAACAATTTAATATTTGATTTAAGCTCTTGTACTTTTATAGATTCTACATTTTTAAGTACAATTATTACGTTTAACAAAAATTATAAATCAAAAGTTGAAATTGTAGTTAAGGATATTAGACAGTTAACTATTTTTAGAATTACAAAACTTGATAAGATTTTTGATATATATTCGAATTTAGATTCTGCAACAGCTGCTTAA
- a CDS encoding ParA family protein, with protein sequence MGKIISITTPKGGEGKTTTAVNLAVALAQSGKRTLLIDLDPSGQCAPTLGLKASNITGDLFDVLTFTKAFKSVIHKTFEHNLDFIPMRQLEYEGEVKLSKITSDELILKSILDSEIYSYHYIIFDCPPSLIGTTTNILMIADSVIIPVRTARYSLNEVVRVMKHIDLVKAKFNSKLKVEGILLTMYEANTKAGFYTKKVLLREFPNYLFQYVIPKNVEVSESTFHNLPIIVYNPEAKASLAYRKLADELISRNSVSII encoded by the coding sequence ATGGGAAAAATTATTTCAATAACAACGCCAAAAGGCGGAGAAGGCAAAACAACAACAGCTGTAAATTTAGCTGTTGCACTTGCACAAAGCGGAAAAAGGACTTTACTAATTGATTTAGATCCTTCCGGGCAATGTGCGCCGACATTGGGATTAAAAGCTTCAAACATAACCGGCGATTTGTTTGATGTTCTAACTTTTACTAAAGCTTTTAAAAGTGTAATTCATAAAACATTTGAACATAATTTGGATTTTATTCCCATGCGCCAGCTTGAATATGAAGGAGAAGTTAAACTTTCCAAAATTACATCTGATGAATTAATTCTAAAAAGTATTTTAGATTCGGAAATTTATTCATATCATTATATAATTTTTGATTGCCCGCCTTCATTAATTGGAACAACAACAAACATTTTGATGATTGCAGATTCTGTAATTATTCCGGTTAGAACAGCAAGATATTCATTAAATGAAGTTGTAAGAGTTATGAAGCATATTGATTTGGTTAAAGCAAAGTTTAATTCAAAATTAAAAGTAGAAGGAATTCTTCTAACGATGTATGAAGCAAATACAAAAGCTGGTTTTTATACTAAGAAAGTTTTATTAAGAGAATTTCCGAACTATTTATTTCAATATGTAATTCCAAAAAATGTAGAAGTTTCAGAATCCACATTTCATAATTTGCCAATAATTGTTTATAACCCAGAAGCAAAAGCCTCATTGGCGTATAGAAAATTAGCCGACGAATTAATCAGCAGAAATTCCGTTAGTATTATTTAA
- a CDS encoding peptidase M14, producing the protein MKIFIILIIILTSIDFNMAQTNFSQTIYENYNNYKSSEFEKKNFTHSNLKSAIEKIKLNKKIKVEIAGKSVEGKEIYLLSIGKGKTNVLLWSQMHGDESTATMALFDIFNFFSSNDELKNFRKEILDSLKIYFIPMLNPDGAEKYQRRNALDIDLNRDALRLQFPESQILKSVRDSLNPKFAFNLHDQSTRYTSGKSYKSATISFLAPAYNYEKEINEVRANTMKVIVNMFDELNKIIPGHIAKYSDDFEPRAFGDNFVKWGTGSILIESGGWKNDTEKQFVRKLNFAAILNGLYSIAKKTYKNADLEKYNSIPFNDKLLFDVLLKNLTINKNGKNYLVDVGINREEIFPKNSNSYFKSNVEDWGDLSIFYGYEEFDLSGCEIKESQIYTEIDSDLTKLNFDELVKNGIGFIKIKNIEEKFDFSKIPLNILINENNIDLEPGYQKSANFTIWKNGKLIFNVINGFIYNLESGIKNYGNGIIFD; encoded by the coding sequence ATGAAAATATTTATAATTTTAATAATTATTTTAACTTCAATAGATTTTAATATGGCTCAGACTAATTTTTCTCAAACAATTTATGAAAATTATAACAACTATAAATCATCGGAATTTGAAAAGAAAAATTTCACACATTCTAATCTTAAATCGGCAATTGAAAAAATAAAATTGAATAAAAAAATCAAAGTTGAAATTGCCGGAAAATCAGTTGAGGGTAAAGAAATTTATTTACTTTCAATTGGAAAAGGAAAAACAAATGTTCTGCTTTGGTCGCAAATGCACGGCGATGAATCAACTGCAACAATGGCTTTGTTTGATATTTTTAATTTTTTCAGCTCAAATGATGAATTAAAAAATTTCCGCAAAGAAATTTTGGACAGTTTAAAAATTTATTTTATTCCAATGTTAAATCCGGATGGTGCAGAAAAATATCAACGAAGAAATGCTTTGGATATTGACTTAAACAGAGATGCACTTCGTTTGCAATTTCCCGAATCACAAATTTTAAAATCTGTACGCGATAGTTTAAATCCGAAATTTGCATTTAATCTTCATGATCAGAGCACAAGATATACTTCTGGAAAAAGTTATAAATCCGCAACAATTTCTTTTTTAGCGCCGGCTTATAATTATGAAAAAGAAATTAATGAAGTTAGAGCAAATACAATGAAAGTAATTGTAAATATGTTTGATGAGCTAAATAAAATTATTCCTGGACATATTGCAAAATACAGCGATGATTTTGAGCCGCGGGCTTTTGGTGATAATTTTGTAAAATGGGGAACCGGTTCAATTCTTATAGAATCAGGCGGATGGAAAAATGATACCGAAAAACAATTTGTACGAAAATTAAATTTTGCAGCAATTTTAAATGGATTGTATTCAATTGCAAAAAAAACTTACAAGAATGCAGATTTGGAAAAGTATAATTCAATTCCATTTAACGATAAATTACTTTTTGACGTTTTACTAAAAAACCTCACAATTAATAAAAACGGAAAAAATTATTTGGTTGATGTTGGAATTAATAGAGAAGAAATTTTTCCCAAAAATTCCAATTCATATTTCAAAAGTAATGTTGAAGATTGGGGAGATTTATCAATTTTTTACGGATATGAGGAATTTGATCTTTCGGGATGTGAAATTAAGGAATCACAAATTTATACCGAAATTGATTCCGATTTAACAAAACTCAATTTTGATGAACTAGTAAAAAATGGAATTGGTTTTATTAAAATTAAAAATATTGAGGAAAAATTTGATTTCAGTAAAATTCCTTTAAACATTTTAATAAATGAAAATAATATCGATTTAGAACCCGGTTACCAAAAAAGTGCAAATTTTACAATTTGGAAAAACGGGAAATTGATATTTAATGTAATAAATGGATTTATTTATAATTTAGAAAGCGGAATTAAAAATTACGGAAACGGAATTATTTTCGATTAA
- the rpsU gene encoding 30S ribosomal protein S21 — translation MVGINISENENIDRALKRFKKKYERSGVLKEFKKRTFFTKPSIEKRMERIKAKRRAYKENLKNQN, via the coding sequence TTGGTTGGAATTAATATTTCAGAAAACGAAAACATCGATAGAGCATTAAAGAGATTTAAGAAAAAATATGAAAGATCCGGTGTTCTAAAAGAATTCAAGAAAAGAACTTTCTTCACAAAGCCTTCAATTGAAAAACGAATGGAAAGAATTAAAGCTAAAAGACGTGCATATAAAGAAAATTTGAAAAATCAGAATTAA
- a CDS encoding TIGR00730 family Rossman fold protein, whose product MKNDNLPIKAYRNIDFLTSQDARIIRILSEFLEPKSRFNKLNIVDTIVFFGSARLKSEKDSKKLLRDFLKNSNKKSKDYSKKLKKLENLVRMSKYYEDAVELSERLTKWSMSLPTNKKRFIICSGGGPGIMEAANKGAKLAGGESIGLNISIPYEQFVNKYVNKDLAFEFHYFFMRKFWFAYLAKALIVFPGGFGTVDEFMEILTLVQTGKIKKDMKVIVYDENYWKSIINFQAFIENGMIDESDLNLFDFCNSVDEVFNKIVSYFEKHYLNK is encoded by the coding sequence ATGAAAAATGATAATCTGCCAATTAAAGCTTACAGAAATATTGATTTTTTAACATCACAAGATGCACGAATTATAAGAATATTATCGGAATTTTTAGAACCAAAATCGAGATTCAACAAATTAAATATTGTTGATACAATAGTTTTTTTTGGTTCGGCACGATTAAAATCGGAAAAAGATTCAAAAAAACTTTTACGTGATTTTCTTAAAAATTCAAATAAAAAAAGTAAAGACTATTCAAAAAAATTAAAGAAATTAGAAAACTTAGTTCGAATGTCTAAATATTATGAAGATGCAGTTGAATTATCGGAAAGATTAACAAAATGGTCAATGAGTCTTCCTACGAATAAAAAGAGATTTATAATTTGCAGCGGCGGCGGACCCGGAATTATGGAAGCCGCAAATAAAGGTGCAAAACTTGCAGGCGGAGAATCAATTGGATTAAATATAAGTATTCCGTATGAGCAATTTGTAAACAAATATGTTAATAAAGATTTGGCTTTTGAATTTCATTACTTTTTTATGAGGAAATTTTGGTTTGCTTATTTAGCAAAAGCATTAATTGTTTTTCCTGGCGGATTTGGAACTGTTGACGAGTTTATGGAAATTTTGACTTTAGTTCAAACCGGAAAAATTAAAAAAGATATGAAAGTTATTGTGTACGATGAAAATTACTGGAAAAGTATAATAAATTTTCAAGCATTTATTGAAAACGGAATGATTGACGAAAGTGATTTGAATTTGTTCGATTTTTGTAATTCTGTTGATGAAGTATTTAATAAGATTGTAAGTTATTTTGAAAAACATTATTTGAATAAATAA
- the dacB gene encoding D-alanyl-D-alanine carboxypeptidase/D-alanyl-D-alanine-endopeptidase, which produces MKKTFFYLLFVLLINSILSGQSIKKIQQIISGIPSSTKVAISIIDANSGEIVFEKNSATPMIPASNTKLFTTASALYLMGNNHLFETQFLTEDFDFSDSKINGNLYLKGFGNSTFTENDLDSLITKIKEMGISEITGNIIADDSYFDNLYIRDDWIVDEKANVKLPPVSALVMNRNQIVVSFSSNGKVGTKLKYSIKPEAPFIEVDMKAKVTKFRSHPAINLISKNEKIILTISGGLRKKKSQSSYVVNIDNPPLFLALLLKEKLLENGIKVLGNSKSEKTPNNLNEIISDEISINKLISLINKNSNNYLAECLFKSVGAFFSGEEGNSFYATQAILTTFEEDNVIDDQTAVVDGSGISRFNTVTSGSISRLLYKIYKDQNYFTDFYNSLAIYGIDGTLRDRSNYRLLTDNFRGKTGTLNGVTALSGYLKKNNDINYIVSMIMEFNQKGSSYHKDIEDRILLELSK; this is translated from the coding sequence ATGAAAAAAACATTTTTTTATTTACTTTTTGTTCTTTTAATAAATAGCATTTTAAGCGGACAATCAATAAAGAAAATTCAGCAAATTATTTCCGGAATTCCTTCTTCAACAAAAGTTGCAATTAGTATAATTGATGCAAATTCCGGTGAAATAGTTTTTGAGAAAAACAGCGCAACGCCAATGATCCCGGCTTCAAATACAAAATTGTTTACAACTGCTTCTGCTTTATATTTAATGGGAAATAATCATTTATTTGAAACACAATTTCTTACAGAGGATTTTGATTTTTCAGATTCCAAAATAAATGGAAATCTCTATTTAAAAGGTTTTGGAAATTCTACATTTACAGAAAATGATCTCGATTCTTTAATTACTAAAATTAAAGAAATGGGAATTTCTGAAATTACCGGCAATATTATTGCAGATGATTCATATTTTGATAATTTGTATATAAGAGATGATTGGATTGTGGATGAGAAGGCAAATGTTAAACTTCCGCCGGTTTCTGCTTTGGTGATGAACAGAAATCAAATTGTTGTTTCGTTTTCATCGAATGGAAAAGTTGGTACAAAATTAAAATATTCCATTAAACCCGAGGCTCCGTTTATTGAAGTTGATATGAAAGCTAAAGTAACAAAATTCCGTTCGCATCCTGCAATAAATCTTATTAGCAAAAATGAAAAAATTATTTTAACAATTTCCGGCGGATTAAGAAAGAAAAAATCGCAAAGCAGTTATGTAGTTAATATTGATAATCCTCCTTTATTTCTTGCTTTGCTTCTAAAAGAAAAATTATTGGAAAACGGAATTAAAGTTTTGGGAAATAGTAAATCTGAGAAAACTCCTAATAATCTAAATGAAATTATTTCTGATGAAATTTCAATAAATAAATTGATTTCTTTAATTAATAAAAACAGTAATAATTATTTAGCAGAATGTTTGTTCAAATCAGTTGGAGCATTTTTTAGCGGCGAAGAGGGAAATTCATTTTACGCAACCCAAGCAATTCTTACAACTTTTGAAGAAGATAATGTAATTGATGATCAAACTGCTGTTGTAGATGGTTCCGGAATTTCCAGATTTAACACAGTTACATCGGGATCAATATCCAGACTTTTATATAAAATTTATAAAGATCAAAACTATTTTACTGATTTTTATAACTCGCTTGCAATTTACGGAATTGACGGAACTTTGAGAGATAGAAGTAATTATAGATTATTGACTGATAATTTTAGAGGAAAAACGGGAACTTTAAATGGCGTAACTGCACTTTCCGGATACTTGAAAAAAAACAATGATATAAATTATATTGTAAGTATGATAATGGAGTTCAATCAAAAAGGTTCAAGTTACCACAAAGATATTGAAGACAGAATTTTATTGGAATTATCAAAATAA
- the secG gene encoding preprotein translocase subunit SecG — MYTLLITLSIIISILLVIVVLLQASKGDGLSGTIGGSSGGFGTVFGARRTADFLSKATWWLGGSLLILAVVINLFFLPGQTTSGERESIIQSSGSNSVPSTTTLPPANTNNQNTESKPAN, encoded by the coding sequence ATGTATACATTATTAATTACACTATCAATAATAATTTCTATTTTATTAGTTATTGTGGTTCTTTTACAAGCAAGTAAAGGTGATGGTTTATCGGGAACAATTGGTGGATCTTCAGGTGGTTTTGGGACAGTTTTTGGTGCAAGAAGAACTGCTGATTTTTTAAGTAAAGCTACATGGTGGTTAGGCGGATCGTTATTAATTTTGGCAGTTGTAATAAATTTATTTTTCTTACCAGGTCAAACAACTTCCGGTGAAAGAGAAAGTATTATTCAAAGTTCAGGTTCAAATAGTGTTCCTTCAACAACAACTTTGCCTCCGGCTAATACAAATAATCAAAATACAGAATCTAAGCCAGCTAATTAA
- a CDS encoding iron ABC transporter permease, with protein MGKFKPLNKTTLIIQLSVFTFLTIFIGLISLTFGTVEISILETIKVLLGNSADEKLNQIIFQIRLPRIIFAIFIGGGLSITGAVFQAILMNPLAEPYILGISSGGTFGAILAILIGSAFFGTQFLAFIGALAVMFLVFFLGKKFGEINGNILLLSGVMIGAFFSAAILLLVIFLDDSLRTAVFWMIGSLSFANSDNLILVISVVFITSIYLSINSNKYNILALGDETAKSLGINSSREKTIAYFISSILIGTVVSVSGIIGFVGLTIPHLCRLIWGVDNRLIIPLSFFVGAIYLTIADTIARIAVSPSELPVGAVTSIIGAPIFIYLLRRSSRIL; from the coding sequence ATGGGCAAATTTAAACCCCTAAATAAAACCACATTAATCATTCAACTTTCCGTTTTTACATTTCTAACAATTTTTATAGGACTAATAAGTTTAACATTTGGTACTGTAGAAATTTCTATTCTTGAAACAATAAAAGTACTTTTGGGAAATTCTGCGGATGAAAAATTAAATCAAATTATTTTTCAAATTAGATTACCAAGAATTATTTTTGCAATTTTTATCGGCGGCGGATTATCAATAACCGGCGCAGTTTTTCAAGCAATTTTGATGAATCCACTTGCGGAACCGTACATTTTAGGAATTTCAAGCGGTGGAACTTTTGGAGCAATTTTAGCAATTTTAATTGGTTCAGCTTTTTTTGGAACTCAGTTTTTGGCTTTTATCGGTGCTTTAGCCGTAATGTTTCTTGTATTTTTTCTTGGAAAAAAATTCGGCGAAATTAATGGAAATATTCTTTTACTTTCAGGAGTAATGATTGGCGCATTTTTTTCCGCAGCAATTTTGCTTTTGGTAATATTTTTGGATGATTCATTAAGAACTGCCGTTTTTTGGATGATTGGAAGTTTATCTTTTGCAAATTCTGATAATTTAATTTTAGTGATTTCAGTTGTTTTTATAACATCAATTTATCTTTCAATAAATTCAAATAAATATAATATTTTAGCTTTGGGAGATGAAACAGCAAAAAGTTTGGGAATAAATTCGAGTCGAGAAAAAACAATTGCATATTTTATCTCAAGCATTTTAATTGGAACTGTAGTTTCCGTAAGCGGAATTATCGGATTTGTGGGATTAACAATTCCACATTTATGTAGATTAATTTGGGGAGTAGACAATAGATTAATTATTCCATTATCATTTTTTGTTGGTGCAATTTATTTAACAATTGCCGATACAATTGCAAGAATTGCGGTTTCTCCATCGGAATTACCGGTTGGAGCAGTGACTTCAATTATTGGAGCACCAATTTTTATATATTTATTACGCCGAAGTTCGCGTATTTTGTAA
- the obgE gene encoding GTPase ObgE, translating to MFIDYAEIFIKAGNGGNGSVSFRREKYVPKGGPAGGNGGKGGNVVIKVDTNLHTLLDFRYHPKYFAENGNNGEKSLRDGKGGEDLIIKVPKGTLIIDKNDERILADLNDDNSEIIIAKGGKGGKGNSNFATATNQTPRYAESGRPGEELNIALELKLVADVGLVGFPNSGKSTLISTISSARPKIADYPFTTLKPNLGIVQYREFKSFTVADIPGIIEGAHLGKGLGHEFLKHIERTEILLILIDSTSENIPKDYKVLLNELNNYSKVLFSKKKIIGISKIDLIEPKVVEKIKKKLQKTFDEEIIFFSSASKINISELIDRLWANLNP from the coding sequence ATGTTTATAGATTACGCAGAAATATTTATAAAAGCCGGAAACGGCGGAAACGGTTCCGTATCTTTTAGAAGAGAAAAGTACGTTCCCAAAGGCGGACCAGCCGGCGGAAACGGCGGTAAAGGCGGAAATGTTGTTATTAAAGTTGATACAAATCTTCATACTTTACTTGATTTTAGATATCATCCAAAATATTTTGCAGAAAACGGTAACAACGGTGAAAAATCTTTAAGAGATGGAAAAGGCGGGGAAGATTTAATAATTAAAGTCCCAAAAGGAACATTAATTATTGATAAAAACGATGAAAGAATTTTAGCAGATTTAAATGATGATAATTCGGAAATAATTATTGCAAAAGGCGGAAAAGGCGGAAAAGGAAACAGCAACTTTGCCACAGCTACGAATCAAACTCCAAGATATGCAGAAAGCGGAAGACCTGGCGAAGAATTAAATATTGCTCTCGAATTAAAACTTGTCGCAGATGTTGGTTTAGTAGGATTTCCAAATTCCGGTAAATCAACTTTAATTTCAACTATTTCTTCAGCGCGACCCAAAATTGCCGATTATCCTTTTACAACTTTGAAACCTAATTTAGGAATTGTACAATACCGAGAATTTAAAAGTTTTACTGTTGCAGATATTCCGGGAATTATTGAAGGCGCACATTTAGGTAAAGGTTTAGGTCATGAATTTTTAAAACACATCGAACGAACAGAAATTTTATTAATTCTTATTGATTCAACATCTGAAAATATTCCAAAGGATTATAAAGTTTTATTGAACGAATTAAACAATTACAGTAAAGTTTTATTTAGCAAAAAGAAAATTATAGGAATTTCCAAAATAGATTTGATTGAGCCAAAAGTTGTAGAAAAAATAAAAAAGAAATTGCAAAAAACATTTGATGAAGAAATTATTTTCTTTTCTTCCGCATCAAAAATTAATATCTCAGAATTAATTGATAGATTATGGGCAAATTTAAACCCCTAA
- a CDS encoding STAS domain-containing protein, which produces MNNAVLNGINKNNVTLGADFFTSQKRNQFKSMFDVKSKNTIILVNLDRATVNESSEFAEYIEKTINDGKSKIIIDLENVYFMDSIFLGTLIKYLKRVSKMNGYIKLIVDHKSKPELLSLSTFEGIFEIYPNLFDALNSTIS; this is translated from the coding sequence ATGAACAACGCAGTTTTAAATGGAATAAATAAAAACAATGTAACATTGGGCGCAGATTTTTTTACATCACAAAAGAGAAATCAATTTAAAAGTATGTTTGATGTAAAATCGAAGAACACAATAATTTTGGTTAATCTTGATCGCGCAACCGTAAATGAATCAAGTGAATTTGCGGAATATATTGAAAAAACAATAAATGATGGAAAATCAAAAATCATTATTGATTTAGAAAATGTTTACTTCATGGATTCAATCTTTTTAGGAACTCTAATAAAGTATCTCAAAAGAGTTTCAAAAATGAACGGTTATATTAAACTTATTGTTGATCATAAAAGCAAACCCGAATTATTATCTTTATCAACATTTGAAGGAATTTTTGAAATTTATCCAAACCTTTTTGATGCACTTAACAGTACGATAAGCTAA
- a CDS encoding histidine kinase gives MKNKIFHIITNPLIISLFIWIFIVSFLPPLFPKYNADLIKKEKLSSKLFFYYPDLDNDNLSEEILLQTTYENFVNLIIKAKGSIIDQWNIKGKLNMHEPFIGDFNNDGLKEVFLFTIDGNDILLNCFNPLENKEYIKNKLIDEFYPRNNENNSGFTFCELIDLDNDKIKELVFSFNAGYSVNPRKLYSYNFIKDSLIKSENGCMPLLNIKWIYNNSIYFIPSTHAVSNCDENSLYSDKYNWLTIFNKNLEFNFEPIKFGNYPSTLLVSPLKINANFFLTALNIYSGNKNFPCSIGLYDFNGKKIKEREFAYSKEWHSAILISNKKDFKTYLIKYNGDIEELNNDLEFKNVSKILPMSEPIYRMLDCDSDGSNEFIFYHQFLEKITILNNELLDPLIIDVKGNSILYNAGIMLNGKEKPQLNLRFDNYSYFYEYYKNPYYNYKFIVFGLIYLGIFGFVYLLQKIQKYRVEHKFITEKKIAELQIKSIKNQMDPHFTLNIINSIGSLFAKQETEKANYIFGKYSKLLRSTILSSDQISTSLDEELEYVENYLFLEKFRLKNELHFDIRKDDGIKGNIKIPKMLIHTFVENSIKHGIRHLEKEGNLLVSVSNENNLYKIKITDNGIGRNKSKEISKFSTGKGLEILNQILDLYYNLEKVKITYEFIDFENERKKSLGTEVIINIPILNS, from the coding sequence ATGAAGAATAAAATTTTTCACATTATAACTAACCCCTTAATAATTAGTTTATTCATTTGGATTTTTATTGTCTCATTTTTACCACCGCTTTTTCCAAAGTATAATGCAGATTTGATAAAAAAAGAAAAGTTATCATCAAAATTATTTTTCTACTATCCTGATCTTGATAATGATAATTTAAGCGAAGAAATTCTTTTACAGACAACTTATGAGAATTTCGTAAATCTAATTATTAAAGCCAAGGGTTCAATAATTGACCAGTGGAATATAAAAGGAAAATTAAATATGCATGAACCTTTTATCGGTGATTTTAATAATGATGGTTTAAAAGAAGTTTTTCTTTTTACAATTGATGGAAATGATATTTTATTGAATTGCTTCAATCCTCTTGAAAATAAAGAATATATTAAAAATAAATTGATCGACGAATTTTATCCAAGAAATAATGAAAACAATTCCGGTTTTACTTTTTGCGAATTAATCGATTTGGATAATGATAAAATTAAAGAGTTGGTTTTTTCGTTTAATGCAGGTTATTCAGTTAATCCAAGAAAATTATATTCATATAATTTCATTAAGGATTCTTTAATAAAATCTGAAAATGGTTGTATGCCATTATTAAATATTAAATGGATTTATAATAATTCGATATACTTTATACCATCGACACATGCTGTTTCAAATTGTGATGAAAATTCTCTTTACTCTGATAAATATAATTGGTTAACCATTTTTAATAAAAATCTGGAATTTAACTTTGAACCCATAAAGTTTGGAAACTATCCTTCGACTCTTCTTGTTTCACCATTAAAAATAAATGCGAATTTCTTTTTAACAGCTTTAAATATTTATTCTGGAAATAAAAATTTTCCATGTTCAATTGGATTATATGACTTTAATGGAAAAAAAATAAAAGAGAGAGAATTTGCATATTCAAAAGAGTGGCATTCTGCAATATTGATTTCTAATAAAAAAGATTTTAAAACCTATTTAATTAAATATAACGGAGATATTGAAGAACTTAATAATGATTTAGAATTTAAAAATGTAAGTAAAATTTTGCCTATGTCTGAACCCATTTATAGAATGTTGGATTGCGATTCGGACGGATCTAATGAATTTATTTTTTACCATCAATTTTTAGAAAAAATAACAATATTAAACAATGAATTGCTTGATCCGTTAATTATTGATGTTAAAGGAAATTCAATTCTATACAATGCTGGAATTATGTTAAATGGAAAAGAAAAACCTCAACTTAATTTAAGATTTGATAACTATTCATATTTTTATGAATACTACAAAAATCCCTACTACAATTATAAATTTATAGTATTTGGATTAATTTACTTGGGAATTTTTGGTTTTGTTTATTTACTTCAAAAAATTCAAAAGTATAGAGTGGAACATAAATTTATCACTGAAAAGAAAATTGCAGAATTGCAAATTAAATCAATCAAAAATCAGATGGACCCTCATTTTACATTAAACATAATTAACTCCATTGGTTCATTATTTGCAAAACAAGAAACGGAAAAAGCTAATTACATTTTTGGAAAGTACAGTAAATTATTACGTTCAACAATTTTAAGCTCAGATCAAATTTCCACTTCTTTAGACGAAGAATTGGAATATGTTGAAAATTATTTATTTTTAGAAAAATTTAGATTAAAAAATGAATTGCATTTTGATATAAGAAAAGATGATGGAATAAAAGGAAATATAAAAATTCCCAAAATGTTAATTCACACTTTTGTTGAAAATTCAATTAAACATGGAATTAGACACTTGGAGAAAGAAGGTAATTTACTTGTTTCAGTTTCAAATGAAAATAACTTATATAAAATAAAAATTACAGATAATGGAATTGGAAGAAATAAATCAAAAGAAATATCAAAATTCAGTACTGGTAAAGGTTTAGAAATCTTAAATCAAATATTAGATTTATATTATAATTTAGAAAAAGTAAAAATCACTTATGAATTTATTGATTTTGAAAATGAACGAAAAAAATCATTGGGTACTGAAGTTATAATTAATATACCTATTTTAAATTCATAA
- a CDS encoding response regulator transcription factor, with product MNIINCILIDDEKEALDRLESLLNKFEFVKILAKIDNCEKAVKSIIEEKPNLVFIDVEMPRKSGFDIINEVRENRLNPKFIFVTGYNQYAIKAIKAAAFDFLLKPVDIDELRDTLNRFYKTQIGNDVEKIPQHLIDKYNFTEREVEIITYLLIGKSSQQIADELFISKHTVDTHRKHILEKTNLNTTSEFIGYLLSQK from the coding sequence ATGAACATAATTAACTGCATTTTAATTGACGATGAAAAGGAAGCATTAGACAGACTTGAATCCCTTCTTAACAAATTTGAGTTTGTTAAAATTTTAGCCAAAATTGATAACTGTGAAAAAGCTGTCAAATCCATTATTGAAGAAAAACCAAACTTAGTTTTTATAGATGTAGAAATGCCAAGAAAATCTGGATTTGACATAATCAATGAAGTTAGAGAAAATAGATTAAACCCAAAATTTATTTTTGTAACCGGATATAATCAATATGCAATAAAAGCAATTAAAGCAGCAGCTTTTGATTTTCTATTAAAACCGGTTGATATTGATGAACTTAGAGATACACTTAACAGATTTTATAAAACACAAATTGGTAACGATGTAGAAAAAATTCCGCAACATTTAATTGATAAATACAATTTTACGGAAAGAGAAGTAGAAATAATTACATATTTACTGATTGGGAAATCAAGCCAGCAAATTGCAGATGAATTGTTTATAAGTAAACACACAGTTGACACACATCGAAAACACATTCTTGAAAAAACAAACCTTAACACAACTTCAGAGTTTATTGGTTATCTGTTGTCACAAAAGTAA